A region of the Leopardus geoffroyi isolate Oge1 chromosome C2, O.geoffroyi_Oge1_pat1.0, whole genome shotgun sequence genome:
AGTCTTTACCCATGTAATTACTACCAGatcaaaatatagaacatttccaataTGCCTTAAATTTCCCTTGTGTTCCCTAACAGTTCTGATTCCTTTTAGAAGCTTataaagagaggaaaaatcacatacaaaatataaacaacaaaaggaaacacaTTTGCACTGAGTGTACAAGACAAAAATTGAGCCAATGATATGAAGcagacaattcacagaaaaatgtaAGTGCTCACCCCTTTTCATAAGTAacgaaaaaattaaaatgaaatacccGTTTTTTACCTATCATACTGACAAAGATTAAAAAGTTTGATAACACCCAATGTTATGAACTGGTATGGGCAAAGCAGGTATTCCTACCCTGTGATAGAAATACACAATCCTTCTGAAGGAGAAATTTAGTAGtatctgtcaaaataaatattgcataaactcagaaattccacttctaaaaATTCATATCTACAAAAACCTAACTTAGAGATATATGTAAGGTGCTGTTTGCAGCATTGTTAATAGCAGCAAAAAAATCTGTAAGTAGCTTAAATGTCCATCCATAGGGGGCTGGCTAAATAGGACACGTCCTTAAGAAAATAGTTTgtagctatgatttttttttttttttttggaacatactataaaatattttgtttggatAGGGCCTACTGAAGTTTGTACAAGCTATTGCTCTTACATAAAATAGCCCTCGACAGTTGCCTTGGAAGTTCTTAGGTATGCTTTTTGCAATTTCTCTGCTGGTAGCTGACACTTCTGATATCAGGATACCTCCCTGTATCATGTTGCAATTTGTTCTTATACCGGAAGGCATGGAAACATAACTAAGCTTATTAAAGTtgtaaagtgagaaaaaaatggtCTGAGGAAAGGAACACTTAAAGGCTTTCtccttttaataaaatgtgaGTTGACATTAATAAAACTCTTTTACATTCATTTTAGCTGCAAAGaaacctttgtcctttttcaCTATAGTTTAGATGGTGTGGttgtgaatatctttttttttcagagagcagaggtattatccttttaatgtttaatcacatattatttttagtaaGAGTTAAGTAAAGAAATGTGTTTATGTTCTTTGGTCAAACCTGCAGAGATTTAAATCATTTGGTTAATATTTCATAAACAAACACACCAGTACTACTGTACCATTTAACAAGAGCTATTCTAAATGCACAGAGtaacacacatgtatgtatattattaatatgtatgtttatatttaaattagatacactaatatatgtaaattcaaagtatatatatatattatacatatataaaaaccaTATGCTGGGTTTTAAGAAACTACATACTTAGATGGTAATTCCAATATTTGAAAtgctttatgaaatatatttctatcaaaagcaaacaaaactatTCAGAAAAATTCACCCTCACTCACTTCAACACATTTTGTACCAAGATCCCAGCAACCACTCCCATAGTGGTAGGAAGACTGGCTGCACAAACACCTTCTCGTTTCAGAGTCTTTTCGTCAATATTTGCAGCAACCACAAGTGGGGGAGCAcactacatgaaaaagaaagaaaatatatttcaaaatgaaagggaaaaagtaaGCAGGTTCAAAATAGTATTCCATCACGTTCAAAGTTTTTATTCCTTGaattataatacattttcaaTACAAAGTACATTTTCAATACTTTAGTTAATAAGCCAAAATGAATCATGCATACCGCAAAACAAGCAGATTCTCCAGGAATTATGAGCTGTATATGCCCTGAAACTGCATTTTCACTGACCCCAGACTCCATCCATGTTTGTCCAAGTTCATTACAAGCCTTAAtagaaacagatgaaaacaacaaaaaaagcaagaattaATTTATCAaaagttattttatgaaaaacTGGAGCTTAACTAAATGATTACCAAAGggtgttttaaattttcaaaagaggAAAGTTATCATAATGGAATTCCTTGGCAACTGCCATTctctatttaaaaagtaaactgggGACACCTCGATtcctcagtgggttgagcatccaactcttggtttcagttcaggtcatgattccagggtcgtgggattgagctccatctcaggcttcatgctgagcactgaatggagccttcttaagatattctctctctctctctctctctcccccccccccctttgcccaccccacctccactctaaactttttaaacatttttttttttttttttaattttttacgtttatttatttttgggacagagagagacaaagcatgaacgggggaggggcagagagagagggagacacagaatcggaaacagactccaggctctgagccatcagcccagagcctgacgcggggctcgaactcccagaccgcgagatcgtgacctggctgaagtcggacgcttaaccgactgcgccacccaggcgcccctaaacatttttttaaaaagtaaactgacAGCATTCAAGTAAgcagccaataaatatttaattaaattgagTGATTAAGTTTATTGTATTTCTGattgtaaaaattcatttttctaaaataatttcagcaACAAAAAACTGCAAAATACCTTCTGAAAAGCTGAAACCACAGTAATTCCaaagaattgttttatttctgagaaacaaGGTTTGTAAGCAATGTATATGCAtttgtatcttaaaaaataaagtaaaatattaaaaccaatgCTAACATAGAATAACACATTTTAAGatagtcatttattttaaaaattgtacatcAGAAGTATCTACTATTTATAGTTTCCTCTACTGGCATAATAAAGAATAGGATACTGAAACATAAGCCACACCAGCAAAGCTAGAGAGGCCCCACAACTATtagaataaaacttttttaaatgtctattttattttcagagagagagagaggacgagtaaaggaggggcagaggatgctAAGCAGacttcactgtcagcatggagtctgacgtggggctcaaactcatacaccgcgagatcatgacctgagctgaaatcgagagtggacactcaaccaactgagccacctagccaccTAGGCACactaaaatcaattttaaaagtagtgagccacctaggcacactaaaatcaattttaaaagtaggctaagagaacattaaaaattaatgaaacacatTATAAAAGGGTTTAAATACAGAACTATACAAGAAAGCAGATGAATGAGTATAACATCTTATACAATAGGAATACTCACTGTATTTATTGTCATTCGAGCTTCAAAATTGTCCACACAGCTAAGAACTAGGTCAACGGGTTTTCCCTCTTCAAGTCCACCATTACtaggtaaagaaaataaattttatttggggaggaaaaagaaatcaggacaCAAAATACACTCTAATTTGTTTAGTCATACATTTAtgctttcagtaaatgtttgagtACAGTTAAGGCATAGTATTTAATGTTAAAGACCCAGTATGTATTGAGTAACTAATATGCATATAACATCATGATACTACAGTGCTTCTCACAGAAGACACAAGAAGTATAAAGTCTGTTCACAAAAGTTTCCATTTCCCCATCAGCTTTCAtagacttttattcctttttcactccaaatataaatgtaataaaaattgaatacaATTCAGTATCTCAGTGTTGTTACAATCTGGAGAAAACCACCTTCACATAGAAATATAATCTAGAACACAGAACTTATAGTTGAGGATCCCTTGTTATAACACCATAACAACAgagtttttgatttttgattgtTGTTACTATTGTCTTTGGACAGTATTTACTTTTTAGTGAGTTActaacacacaaaaattaactactttaaaaacaaaaatatatatcaaatctaCCAACTCGCTGAATTaaacatcagatttttttttattaaaaaactttttaatgtttacttatttttgaaagacagaacccaagcaggggaggggcaaagagacagcgagacacagaatctgaaagaggctccaggctctgagctgtcagcacagagccccacatggggctcgaacttatgaaccatgagatcatgacctgagccaaagtcagatgcttaactaactgagcctctcaggtgccccaacatcagTGGTTTTCTAATAATACTTGTTTAACTGAGCTGGACACTGTGCAAAATATTCATAGTAAAATTTTACCTTATTCTATCCATGAAATGTTGAAAGTTTTCTACTGTGGTTATATTGTAGTTGTGTACTTCAAAAAGAACATCTGGATTAATGTTCCTAAGAGGGGAAAAAGGGAATGATTATAAAAACTACTAGTAGGAATattaagagaaaacaggaaaaagaactgaaaaagctAAAGATCATGTAACAAAGGtaagaaaaatggaattcaaGCTATTCAAAGAAAATCTAAAGTCCTCTTCTACCTCTTGTGCCCCACTCCAAGGAGAAGACTACATTCAAAACATGTTGACTGCAGGATTACAGAAATGTTCCCACCATCTATGTGCTGGGAATTAAGCCTTTAACACCTAGGTGAGCTATAGCTTAGCCTGACAAAAGAACTTCTTTGTTCCTTATTTCAGTGAAAGACGTTTGGGGTCACAAAGAAACTTCCTAGAATAAGGATTGGCAAAGTATGGCCCTGGGGCCACGTATGACCTGCcacctatttttgtttttccgaGGTCTGCAAGCTAAGAacggtttttacatttttaaatggtggcaggagaaaaagaacagaacaataTTTCATAACATGCTAAAATTACACGGAATTTAAACTTAAGAGTccataaacaaagttttattggagcacagccatgttcattcatttttgtattgcCTATAGCAGCTATCACACTACAACTACATGACCTGAGGGCAGTTTCATAGTGGgccctcaaagcctaaaatatttactatctagccctATCTGAAAAAGGTTGCCAACACAGTATCAAGAGGTAAGAGAATTGATGTGAAACCTGcatttctgtaaagaaaaattCATGCATTAGGTTAACTTATACAAAATATGCAAACTAAGATGTCACTAAAGATGTCTTTAATCACTATTCCATTTACCtcaaagtatattctgctgcttgaACTTTACTTAATCCTGCTTGATGAGGTTGGAAGAAAAGTCTATTCATATTGGCCAGTTCCACCTTGTCATAGTCAAAGAGTagcaactaaaatgaaaatagtggtattttgatgaaaaacataCCAAGAAATAAACCACAAATAACAAAGAATAAATTAGTGGACTTTACATTTGATGGGTTTAACAGAAATAATACCAGCCAACTCTAAAATACTAGGTgccatatattaattcatttaatgctCCCATGACTTAAGTATATGGGGACTTTAATTCTCCTTTATAAATGAAACAACTACAGCACATGTTCAAAAACCTCATTCAGCTAATATATGCAGAAATGCAATTCAAATTCAGGCATTCTCAATCCAGCATCTGCACCCTAACATTTACTGCCTCTCCAAATGATCCACtgagaaattaatgtttattccaTTTCACTCCAATTGTTTACTAAAGGCCAAGAACACATTagatgaatgaaattttaaaataagataaaaacaggggcgcctgggtggctcagtcggttgagtgtctgactttggctcaggtcatgatctcacagtctgtgagttagagcccaatgtcgggctctgcgctgacagcttagggcctggagcctgcttcggattctgtatctccctctttctctgcccctcccctgctcatgctctgtcaaaaataaataaaacattaaaaaaataaaataaaataaaataaaataagataaaaacaaatgccATAACTTAAAACTATAGTATAACATGACTCCTTTTGTGACTATGACACCATACATACCCACAGCTAAAACATTACTCCAAAGTATATTTAGTCATGACAACatttcacatacatacacacacacacacacctttttaaaGATCCCATTTCCTATCAGTAAGAACAGGTTGCACCCAAAGATTTCTAAGGACCCTTTCTTAACCTAAAATCCTGTGACTTCTTAATACAATTCTCAGCATCctaaatttaataacaaaaacaaaaatggggagaagggcagggcaaGCATAGATGCAAGGGCTACAGCAGTGGCTAAGGGGGTCTGTGGCTTGTGGTGCAACTATCCTATGCATggctaaaattacaaaaaaaaaaaaaaaaaaaaagaatggggggaTCTTATTAACAACAAAATTAACTCATCCCGCAGAACATCTAGGTAACCCTTAGTATCTTGCTAGAAAATATACCACCTCTGTCCCCTGTGGTAATTTTCTGACCCAACTTAAGAGTCtccaaaataaagtttattttagctcattcaacaatatttattcgGTCAGGCCAAGTATTAAATTTTACTCTTCAGCCTTGTAGCTGGTTTATAAGGTGCAGGAAATCCCAAATTTGGGGTTAGGAGGTGTGAGTTGTAGCTCTGTCACTAATAAGCTCTTATCATGGATAAGTCACTCACATTTTAGGCCTGTATCTTCAATAAAGCAGCTAATCTAGATCTGATGGTCCAAGGCACCACAAAGTATTCCAGAAACTTTCAGGGGTGAGAAGTGGGCTCTAAGTCTCCAATTCTCCACTTCCCTACTTAACCCCACGAATTAGCttcttgtttatctgttttacaTACTGAAAAAAGAGTTCTGAAACTTATGTACGTACATCCTTAACTTACAAACTTGAGTGTACACTGgcgtcatttaaaaaatactgatgtctgGGTCCCatccccagaaattctgattctatTCCAGTTTGGACGTCAAAATTTTGAACTTCCCAGGGGATTCCAATTACAGCAATATTTGATAACTACTGTTCTAGATCCTGGCTACTCAAAACGTGGCCTGTGCAAGCAGCATCAGCAGCACCTGGAGCTTGTCAGAAATACAGGAGCACTGTCCCAACTTTAACATGCATGTGGATCATCTGGAGATTTGTTAAAATAACAGATTCTGATTCATCACATCTGGAAGGGTCTGGAAGTCTTCGtttctaacaaactcccaggtgatgctgatgctactaATTTGGACATCAGACTGAGTAGCAAGGAtctagcagttctttttttttttttttttttttttaagtttgtttattacaagagagagagagcacagcatgagccagggacccagggaggggcagaggggtgggcggcgggggagagacagaatcccaagcaggctctgtgctgtcagcacacagagcccaactcagggctcaatctcacaaactgtgagatcatgacttgagccaaaatcaagagtcaaatgcttactgagccaaccagatgcgcCAAGGATCTAGCAGTTCTTAAAGtctgtccttcccctacccccactaggaacatcagaatcacctgggaatttgtttGAAATTCCAATTCCAATCGAAACCTAAAGAATCAAAACTACCAGGGTAGGGTCTGGCAATCTATGTTTTAAGAAGCCTTCCaaatgattctgatgcacactcaaACCTGAGAAACTCAATTTCTAGGATATCTACTATCCTAGGTCAATCAGCCAGGGTTCTTATGTCAGTTCTAAGCAATTGGTGGCTGACTTTTGTAAACCTCTTGAAAAGCTTTAAAAGgttaataaacattttcagtatttttgtattgcCTTTTCTATATTGATAAATGAATGCCAACTTTGAAACTACTTTAAGAATTTGGGgcatggcagggggaggggggcacctaggtggccctatcagttaagcatctgactcttgattttggctcaagttcaCAGTCTTATGGTtcttgagatccagccccacctcAGCTCTGCTCTGCACCTGACTACTCAAAgcttgcttgtgattctctctctccccctctctctctgcccctccccctgctcattcgaatactccctctttttctctctcaaataaatttaaatgcatacataaactttaaaaaaataatttggggtatGGGATGGACCAACATATTAAAAAGCACTGATAAACTttgtggggaaaatatttgctttatcaaaATGACAAAGGGGTGAAAATTAATTGTGGAAAGTTTTGGTATTCAACCACTAGGAATGTAACATCATGGACTTTGGCTTTATAAATCTGAAATTGGTAGGTATACTAATTTCTAGTACAAGATTACCTCTTTTTCCTACCCACAACCTACatcaattttaggaaaaaagtaaaaaaaagaaagtataagctaaaaaaaaatgtacaggttaaaaaaatctaaagggatacctagctggctcagtcggtaaactGTGGAACTCCTAATttccgggttgtgagttctagccccatgttgggtgtagacattacttaaaaataaaatcttaaattaaaacaaaacaaacatacatacaaaaaccAACCTAGAGCATTTTCCAGTTCAATTTCAAGAGTAAGAGaggtatttattttacaactggaagtttttCTATCTTAATCCTCCTCACCTATCTCACCCATCCTCCcaacccacttcccctctggcaaccaccagttctctgtatttaacagacTTTGTTTATTAGATTACAcgtagaagtgaaatcatatagtatttgtcttcctctgaattatttcacttagaataataccctctaggtccatcaatgttgtcataaatggcaagatttcataagGCTAACATTCCATTTTACACTCACAGAccctacatcttctttatccatttatctatctagGGACACTTGGGctggctgcttccatatcttgactattgtaaataaggctgctgtaaacacaggggtacatatatcttttcaaattatttttctttgggtaaaaataagacctggagttgaaaagtacagcatagagaatatagttaataatattggaataacattgtatggtgacagctGGTGACTATACTTATGATAAGCAATCAGTAATGTATAAAGCTGTTggattactatgttgtacacctgaaactaatacaaccctGTCAACTAAAAGGTTTAAAAGTATTTCTGATTAAGTTAATAAAAGGCCACtattcttaggggaaaaaaagtaagaaaggtaCATGCTTTCTAGTTCATCTTATATaaagcatgtttaaaaaaatatttgttaggggcgcctgggtggctcagttggttgagcatccaacttcaggtcatgatctcgtggttggtgagttcaagcctcttactgggttctgtgctggcagctcagagtctggagcctgcttcggattctgtgtctccttctctctcggcccgtcacccactcacacactgtctctctctctcaaaaataaataaataaaatttgttaggagaacctgggtggctcagtcagttgagcgtgcaactcttaatttcaggtcatgatctcatggtttttaggatcgagccccacatgaagctctgtgctgacagtgtggggcttgcttgggattctctctgtccccctctctctccctgcctttcccctgttCAGATggtcatgcgcgctctctctctcaaaataaataaccttaaaaaaaattatgttacatGTTTTTGTTTCACACGTTATTAACTGCCTTCTTCTCAAAGCTCTGTATCTAAAACACTTAAGTCCAAATTGTAATCTATTACCCCAAACAAAAAATTCCTGAAGACAATTTAGATATTCCTTGTTTTATTAGCATTAATATCACCTTCCATTTGGGTggtattatgtcttttttttttaagtttatctattcttttttttgagagagaggagagagagagtgagcaggggaggggcagagagacagagaaagagagagagagaatcccaggcaggctccacatcgTCAGAGAGGatcccgatgtggagctcaaacccacaaactgtgagatcatgacctgaactgaaatcaagagtcagacacttaaccgactgagccacccaggtgcccctggatatggTTACGTCTTAACTCCTTTGGGTAGAAAGAACAATCCGAATAAATACACCACAAATCAATACACCATTAGTAATGAGGAAAAAATTCCTAATTTGTACCTGATTCACTCCATAAGTGAGTAGTTCCCTACATGACAAGGAGAGAAATGTTTTTACCTTACCAATGCCACATCTTGTCAACATTTCAGCAGTCACACTACCAACTCCACCAACACCTACTATTGCTATAGCAAAGGTACGGATTTTCTGTGAAATGCAAAATTATACATTTGTTGGTTAACTTTTCATCAAAAATgtcagaaattattttcatttactgaAATCATCTTCGAAAACTTGGAAAGGTTTATCATACCTCATAGTCATTTACAATCCCCATTCGTTTCAATGCCATCAGGcggcttaaaacaaaaaaatgttttaaattacaatCTTTTAATATGTGATATAAACATACATCATCCCAGAAAAACACAAACTCAATCACTACTAatgctttaaaagaaatctttcagCCTGCCTTTACCAGGTGAGACTAAATCACCtgggaaactttaaaaacaccCATGCCTGAAGATCCTTCCAAGTGTAGCCTGTgcaacaagattttttaaaaatgcacctcAGATGTTCTAATGGGCAGCCAAGGTCAAAAACAATTGACTTAAATGTTAAGTGTCTAGTTGAGGCAGGTCAAAGTAAAATTTCAACATTTTCCCATGCTTTCTTAGCATatgtatttaacatttaacaCTCAGATTAATGTTTAACATCAGTTGTATCTGCCCAAAACGGATGACGTCTACTTTTAgtaagcacctactgtatgccaaggACTCTAAGAGGTACTTTACATAGTTAGTCTGCTCTGTTATCTTGAGttcaatatatgtgtgtgtgtgtgtgtgtgtgtgtgtgtatttaaaccCATATACATAAAATTCCCATTCGTTTACACTTTAAAGAGTCAAATACTTCTACCAGGCTTGCTAAAATTCTGCAAGCTCCTGGCCCCCAcgtcctttttcc
Encoded here:
- the UBA5 gene encoding ubiquitin-like modifier-activating enzyme 5 isoform X1; the protein is MAESVERLQQRVEELERELAQERSRRALGGGDGGGGRVRIEKMSPEVVDSNPYSRLMALKRMGIVNDYEKIRTFAIAIVGVGGVGSVTAEMLTRCGIGKVKTFLSLSCRELLTYGVNQLLLFDYDKVELANMNRLFFQPHQAGLSKVQAAEYTLRNINPDVLFEVHNYNITTVENFQHFMDRISNGGLEEGKPVDLVLSCVDNFEARMTINTACNELGQTWMESGVSENAVSGHIQLIIPGESACFACAPPLVVAANIDEKTLKREGVCAASLPTTMGVVAGILVQNVLKFLLNFGTVSFYLGYNAMQDFFPTMSMKPNPQCDDRNCRKQQEEYKKKVAALPKPEVVQEEEEIIHEDNEWGIELVSEVSEEELKNSSGPIPDLPEGITVAYTIPEKQEDSVAEVTVEDSGESLEDLMAKMKNM
- the UBA5 gene encoding ubiquitin-like modifier-activating enzyme 5 isoform X2; translated protein: MAESVERLQQRVEELERELAQERSRRALGGGDGGGGRVRIEKMSPEVVDSNPYSRLMALKRMGIVNDYEKIRTFAIAIVGVGGVGSVTAEMLTRCGIGKLLLFDYDKVELANMNRLFFQPHQAGLSKVQAAEYTLRNINPDVLFEVHNYNITTVENFQHFMDRISNGGLEEGKPVDLVLSCVDNFEARMTINTACNELGQTWMESGVSENAVSGHIQLIIPGESACFACAPPLVVAANIDEKTLKREGVCAASLPTTMGVVAGILVQNVLKFLLNFGTVSFYLGYNAMQDFFPTMSMKPNPQCDDRNCRKQQEEYKKKVAALPKPEVVQEEEEIIHEDNEWGIELVSEVSEEELKNSSGPIPDLPEGITVAYTIPEKQEDSVAEVTVEDSGESLEDLMAKMKNM
- the UBA5 gene encoding ubiquitin-like modifier-activating enzyme 5 isoform X3, which produces MNRLFFQPHQAGLSKVQAAEYTLRNINPDVLFEVHNYNITTVENFQHFMDRISNGGLEEGKPVDLVLSCVDNFEARMTINTACNELGQTWMESGVSENAVSGHIQLIIPGESACFACAPPLVVAANIDEKTLKREGVCAASLPTTMGVVAGILVQNVLKFLLNFGTVSFYLGYNAMQDFFPTMSMKPNPQCDDRNCRKQQEEYKKKVAALPKPEVVQEEEEIIHEDNEWGIELVSEVSEEELKNSSGPIPDLPEGITVAYTIPEKQEDSVAEVTVEDSGESLEDLMAKMKNM